Proteins co-encoded in one Ponticoccus alexandrii genomic window:
- a CDS encoding YciI family protein — protein MLVALFARDKDGALQTRKDNRQAHLDYIEATGVVAQAGPLLDEAGEMCGSLVILDVADMSAARAWAESDPYAQAGLFESVTLTAWKKVIG, from the coding sequence ATGCTCGTCGCCCTGTTCGCCCGTGACAAGGACGGTGCCCTGCAGACCCGCAAGGACAACCGGCAGGCCCATCTGGACTACATCGAGGCCACCGGCGTCGTGGCGCAGGCCGGACCGCTGCTGGACGAGGCCGGAGAAATGTGCGGCAGCCTCGTGATCCTCGACGTGGCCGACATGAGCGCCGCCAGGGCATGGGCCGAAAGCGACCCCTATGCGCAGGCGGGGCTTTTCGAGTCCGTCACCCTGACAGCATGGAAGAAGGTGATCGGATGA
- a CDS encoding EVE domain-containing protein, with protein MSFWLFKSEPSTWSWEDQVAKGDAGEEWDGVRNYQARNFMREMKVGERGFFYHSQKERAVVGTVEVIAEAHPDSKTDDPRWECVDIKAVQAAKRPVTLDQIKDDPRLSEMVLVKNSRLSVQPVTEAEWRLICDLAGLDP; from the coding sequence ATGAGCTTCTGGCTCTTCAAGTCGGAGCCCTCGACCTGGTCCTGGGAGGATCAGGTCGCCAAGGGGGACGCGGGCGAAGAGTGGGACGGCGTCCGCAACTACCAGGCGCGCAACTTCATGCGCGAGATGAAGGTGGGCGAGCGCGGTTTCTTCTATCACTCGCAGAAAGAGCGGGCCGTGGTCGGAACGGTCGAGGTCATCGCCGAGGCCCATCCCGACAGCAAGACCGACGATCCACGCTGGGAATGCGTGGACATCAAGGCGGTGCAGGCGGCGAAGCGGCCGGTGACGCTGGACCAGATCAAGGACGACCCGCGCCTGTCCGAGATGGTTCTGGTGAAGAACTCGCGCCTCTCGGTGCAGCCCGTCACGGAGGCGGAGTGGCGCCTGATCTGCGACCTGGCGGGGCTGGATCCCTAG